In Carya illinoinensis cultivar Pawnee chromosome 7, C.illinoinensisPawnee_v1, whole genome shotgun sequence, the following are encoded in one genomic region:
- the LOC122316903 gene encoding ribosome biogenesis regulatory protein homolog, giving the protein METSQFEIDLGNLFAFNPHHQFSSLPSSREELVKECLQKGTELVQAIANTLFNLPSTEDVDGPLVKLPPPTTRLPREKPLPKPKPPTKWELFAKARGIKKRKKDKISYDEPTGTWKRRYGYDRANDEENIPIIEAKITDEPGEDPFAKRQADKKKRVEKQDKNRLQNLKQAAKVDALPSHVQLAATALPITGTQTAPKKVTKDELVNVAGIAASATASGGKFDKKLPGEKPAQHKGKYRKFLPVVEGKGIVGSQEKEQTEKVLNKLISKNSHDILNVDKAVTMYNVKKEKRKNQKGKSSATSSKLKPNTKPHQKSSKKGSSSSKKGSSFSKKGSSKKTKTT; this is encoded by the exons ATGGAGACGTCGCAGTTCGAGATCGACCTTGGCAATCTCTTTGCCTTCAATCCTCATCACCAATTTTCCTCCCTACCTTCATCCAG AGAGGAGTTAGTGAAGGAATGTCTACAGAAGGGCACTGAATTAGTTCAAGCCATTGCAAATACTCTGTTCAACTTACCTTCAACTGAGGACGTAGATGGTCCCCTGGTCAAGTTGCCCCCACCAACAACAAGACTGCCCAGAGAGAAGCCT CTTCCAAAGCCTAAACCTCCTACAAAATGGGAACTGTTTGCCAAAGCAAGAG GTATAAAGAAGCGCAAAAAAGACAAGATATCATATGATGAGCCAACTGGTACTTGGAAACGTCGTTATGGATATGATCGGGCAAATGATGAGGAAAATATACCTATCATTGAGGCCAAGATAACTGATG AGCCAGGCGAGGATCCTTTTGCTAAAAGGCAAGCAGATAAAAAGAAACGTGTTGAAAAGCAAGATAAAAATCGGCTACAGAACTTGAAACAAGCGGCAAAAGTTGATGCTTTACCGAG CCATGTCCAACTAGCTGCCACAGCGTTGCCTATAACAGGAACCCAGACTGCACCCAAGAAAGTCACTAAAGATGAACTAGTGAATGTAGCTGGAATAGCAGCAAGTGCAACAGCCAGTGGTGGGAAATTTGACAAGAAGTTGCCTGGAGAAAAGCCTGCACAACATAAAGGGAAATATCGCAAG TTCCTACCTGTCGTGGAAGGAAAAGGCATAGTAGGCTCACAAGAGAAGGAGCAAACTGAGAAAGTTCTGAACAAGCTAATCTCTAAGAATTCCCACGACATACTCAACGTAGATAAG GCGGTCACCATGTACAACGTGAAAAAAGAGAAGCGAAAGAACCAGAAAGGGAAGTCGTCAGCAACCTCAAGCAAGTtgaaaccaaatacaaaaccgCATCAGAAGTCCTCAAAGAAGGGATCTTCATCCTCAAAGAAGGGATCTTCATTTTCAAAGAAGGGATCTTCCAAGAAAACAAAGACAACATGA